From a region of the Solanum stenotomum isolate F172 chromosome 2, ASM1918654v1, whole genome shotgun sequence genome:
- the LOC125857150 gene encoding probable isoaspartyl peptidase/L-asparaginase 2: MGGWAIAVHGGAGVDPNLPAERQKQAKELLTRCLNIGISALRSSLPAIDVVELVVRELESDPLFNSGRGSALTANGTVEMEASIMDGDGRRCGAVSGISTVKNPISLARLIMDKSPHSYLGFSGAEEFAKQQGVEMVDNEYFITEDNVGMLKLAKEANTILFDYRIPLTGLDSCASSVESPIRMNGLPISVYAPETVGCVVVDGQGRCAAATSTGGLMNKMTGRIGDSPLIGAGTYAGELCGVSCTGEGEAIIRGTLARDVAAVMEYKELGLQEAVDFVIKKRLDNGFAGLIAVSNKGEVAYGFNCNGMFRGCATEDGFMDVGIW, translated from the exons ATGGGTGGTTGGGCTATAGCGGTGCACGGTGGCGCTGGTGTGGACCCAAATCTCCCAGCTGAACGTCAGAAACAAGCTAAAGAACTCCTTACTCGTTGCCTTAACATTGGAATCTCCGCTCTTCGCTCTTCTCTACCTGCCATTGATGTCGTTGAACTCGTT GTGAGAGAACTGGAAAGTGATCCTCTATTCAATTCGGGTCGTGGATCTGCATTAACTGCAAATGGAACAGTGGAAATGGAGGCGAGCATTATGGACGGCGACGGTAGACGATGCGGCGCCGTTTCTGGTATCTCCACCGTGAAAAACCCAATCTCCCTCGCTCGCCTTATTATGGATAAATCCCCTCATTCCTATCTCGGTTTCTCCGGCGCTGAAGAATTCGCCAAACAacag ggCGTGGAGATGGTAGACAATGAATATTTCATCACCGAGGACAATGTTGGAATGCTGAAACTAGCCAAAGAGGCTAACACCATTTTG ttCGATTACAGAATTCCATTAACTGGATTGGATTCCTGTGCGTCATCCGTTGAAAGCCCAATTCGCATGAACGGATTACCGATAAGTGTTTACGCGCCGGAGACGGTGGGATGTGTGGTGGTAGACGGCCAAGGTAGGTGCGCCGCCGCCACATCCACGGGTGGTTTAATGAACAAAATGACCGGTCGTATCGGTGACTCACCGCTGATTGGTGCTGGGACCTACGCAGGTGAGCTTTGTGGGGTCTCATGTACAGGTGAAGGAGAAGCTATCATACGTGGAACCCTAGCACGTGACGTGGCAGCAGTTATGGAATATAAGGAATTGGGCCTTCAAGAAGCAGTGGACTTTGTGATTAAGAAGAGATTGGATAATGGGTTTGCTGGGCTTATTGCTGTGTCTAATAAAGGGGAAGTGGCTTATGGGTTTAATTGTAATGGAATGTTTAGAGGATGTGCTACTGAAGATGGATTTATGGATGTTGGTATTTGGTAA
- the LOC125857153 gene encoding probable carbohydrate esterase At4g34215: MLKHKNDEIILILTFLLLVSNLCWLMSPKRVKECNTTSNVKKKVQIFLLAGQSNMAGRGGVIKKIVGGNVTKVWNGFVPQECKPNHKIIRLNVAQKWEEAHEPLNYGIDCLTSCGLGPGMAFANEILKKDSNFGVIGLVPCARGGTSLDKWRIGTHPYDELVKRAKIAEKSGGIIRGLLWYHGESDVKGGNGYKDYKINFEKFIHDFRSDLNSSNLPIFQVILPYPKKPFKGPYIEEVRAAQLAINISNVIKIDAKGLEIGPDGIHLTTSAQVQLGHMFAHAFLSLNNFTSSNTYNFFNFFPSNIFS; the protein is encoded by the exons ATGTTGAAGCacaaaaatgatgaaattattttgATCTTAACATTTCTTTTACTTGTCTCAAACTTATGTTGGTTAATGAGTCCAAAGAGAGTGAAGGAATGTAACACTACTAGTAATGTCAAGAAAAAAGTACAAATCTTCCTATTAGCAGGGCAAAGCAACATGGCAGGACGCGGCGGagtcattaaaaaaattgttggagGAAATGTTACCAAAGTTTGGAATGGATTCGTGCCTCAAGAATGTAAAccaaatcataaaattatacgATTAAACGTAGCTCAAAAATGGGAAGAAGCACATGAGCCTCTAAATTATGGGATCGATTGTTTAACGAGTTGTGGACTTGGTCCTGGAATGGCATTTGCTAATGAAATTCTTAAAAAAGACTCAAATTTTGGTGTAATTGGTTTAGTACCTTGTGCTAGAGGAGGAACTAGTTTGGATAAATGGAGAATTGGGACTCATCCTTATGATGAATTGGTTAAAAGAGCAAAAATTGCTGAAAAAAGTGGAGGAATTATTAGGGGGTTATTGTGGTATCATGGTGAAAGTGATGTAAAAGGAGGGAATGGATACAAAGATTATAAGatcaattttgagaaatttattCATGATTTTCGTAGTGATTTGAATTCATCTAATCTTCCCATTTTCCAG GTTATCCTACCATATCCTAAAAAGCCATTTAAAGGGCCATATATAGAAGAAGTAAGAGCAGCTCAATTGGCAATCAACATCTCAAATGTAATAAAGATTGATGCTAAGGGACTAGAAATAGGTCCAGATGGCATTCATCTCACAACATCAGCACAAGTTCAACTTGGTCATATGTTTGCTCATGCTTTTTTGAGCCTAAACAATTTTACATCGTCGAATACttataatttctttaattttttcccttctaatatattttcttag